One window from the genome of Salvia splendens isolate huo1 chromosome 9, SspV2, whole genome shotgun sequence encodes:
- the LOC121748715 gene encoding protein ALTERED PHOSPHATE STARVATION RESPONSE 1-like, with protein MGCATSKPDDSPAVLLCRERCSFLDEAVRQRFAFAEAHMAYLHSLKEVGVSLDRFFSQDLDASFHSPPSPVLNLPAHRKGDSPSASPPDKIHHHLPSRSDSGSHLHFHSDDSEDEDDGGGGGRGSDLDSLHHHDVISPPHHLHQQQEQLPYGARGYFPGYENLNLNIPNGGGGFMNVNYMKKHTAPSVVYTQRPMNPETMYMGESSSSYYPNPNYSINHNSNTSYPMYNYNNGYSNYGGGGGYFDGSSPPAPYGGGGYSSQQSVASTSKAPPAPPSPPSSSAWDFLNPFESYDKFYPPYTPSRDSREVREEEGIPDLEDEEDEVVKEVHGDQKYADSGRSSYSKPGASEEEARGVNEAELHYRARPSVGMESDAVEYEVHMVDKKVVDAEERAKDRGNAAGFKPRGFKGDSEVLKEIQAQFERASESGNELAKFLEVGKLPYKRKHGGNHVSSKILHLPMVSSQPSTSQSSDSADPALLEINQELELRSKNLSSTLHKLYLWEKKLYEEVKVEERMRLLHEQKSKKLKRLDEKGAETHKIDVTRKLVRDLSTKIRIGIQVVDKISVKINTVRDEELWPQLNEFIQGLTRMWKSMLECHHSQRQAIGEAKRLDAIAFRKHFSDTHFEATKQLQHDVINWTLRFSYWVTAQKGFVRALNNWLMKCLLYVPEETADGVVPFSPGRIGAPPVFVVCNQWWQSLERISETEVIGSMRDFASTVLHLWDQDKAEMRQRMLANKDERKVKSLDKEDQKIQKEIQALEKRMVVMSADDNGVPLAGHAVYQSETTKGGSLQASLQHVLEAMERFTGNSLKVYEEILQRIEEDHLAREQEKAS; from the exons ATGGGCTGCGCCACCTCCAAGCCCGACGATTCTCCGGCGGTGCTTCTATGCCGGGAGCGCTGCAGCTTCCTCGACGAAGCCGTACGGCAGCGTTTCGCCTTCGCCGAGGCTCACATGGCTTATCTCCACTCCCTCAAGGAGGTCGGCGTCTCTCTCGACCGCTTCTTCAGTCAGGATCTCGACGCCTCCTTCCACTCCCCGCCCTCGCCGGTTCTCAACCTCCCGGCGCACAGAAAGGGGGATTCTCCCTCCGCCTCGCCGCCGGATAAAATTCACCACCACCTCCCTTCCCGCTCCGACTCCGGCTCCCATCTGCACTTCCATTCCGACGATTCGGAGGACGAAgacgacggcggcggcggcggtcgCGGTTCCGACTTGGACTCGCTGCATCACCATGACGTCATCTCGCCGCCGCACCACCTCCACCAGCAGCAGGAGCAGCTCCCCTACGGCGCCAGAGGCTATTTCCCGGGCTATGAGAATCTCAATCTGAATATCCCCAACGGCGGCGGTGGCTTTATGAATGTGAATTACATGAAGAAGCATACGGCGCCGTCTGTGGTGTACACGCAGCGCCCGATGAATCCGGAAACTATGTATATGGGTGAATCTTCTTCCTCATACTATCCCAATCCTAATTATTCTATCAATCACAACTCAAACACTTCTTATCCTATGTATAATTACAATAATGGCTATTCCAATTATGGCGGCGGAGGTGGTTATTTTGACGGTTCTTCGCCGCCGGCGCCCTACGGAGGCGGCGGATATTCGTCGCAGCAGTCGGTGGCTTCGACTTCTAAAGCGCCCCCAGCGCCCCCTTCACCGCCGAGTTCATCTGCTTGGGATTTCTTGAACCCTTTTGAGAGCTATGACAAGTTTTATCCGCCTTACACTCCCAGCCGTGACTCGAGGGAGGTGAGGGAAGAGGAGGGGATTCCGGAtttggaagatgaagaagatgaggtTGTGAAAGAAGTTCACGGCGATCAGAAATATGCGGATAGTGGGAGGAGCAGTTACTCCAAGCCAGGGGCATCGGAGGAAGAAGCAAGAGGTGTAAATGAAGCAGAATTGCATTACAGAGCGAGGCCTAGTGTTGGGATGGAGAGTGATGCGGTCGAGTATGAGGTGCATATGGTGGATAAGAAGGTTGTTGATGCCGAAGAGAGGGCGAAAGATCGGGGCAATGCTGCTGGGTTTAAGCCGCGTGGATTCAAAGGGGATTCAGAAGTTTTGAAGGAGATCCAAGCCCAGTTTGAGCGGGCTTCGGAATCTGGGAATGAGCTAGCAAAATTTCTTGAAGTTGGGAAGCTTCCGTATAAGCGGAAACATGGTGGCAATCATG TCTCTTCCAAGATACTGCATCTGCCAATGGTTTCTTCGCAACCTTCGACGTCACAAAGCTCTGATAGTGCTGATCCTGCTCTTTTGGAGATCAATCAAGAACTGGAGCTTCGGTCCAAAAACCTTTCTTCTACTTTACATAAGCTATATCTTTGGGAGAAAAAACTGTATGAAGAAGTTAAG GTTGAGGAAAGAATGAGGCTTCTTCATGAGCAGAAATCTAAAAAACTGAAGCGTTTGGATGAAAAAGGTGCTGAGACTCACAAAATTGATGTGACGAGGAAGTTGGTTAGAGATCTATCCACAAAAATCAGGATTGGAATTCAGGTCGTTGATAAGATCTCAGTGAAGATAAATACCGTGAGGGATGAGGAATTGTGGCCACAGCTAAATGAATTCATTCAAGG GTTGACTAGAATGTGGAAGTCGATGCTCGAGTGTCATCATAGTCAACGTCAAGCAATTGGAGAAGCCAAGCGATTAGATGCCATTGCATTTCGAAAGCACTTTAGTGATACTCATTTTGAAGCCACAAAACAGCTTCAACATGATGTAATTAATTGGACTCTAAGGTTCTCTTATTGGGTAACTGCACAAAAGGGTTTTGTCCGAGCATTGAATAACTGGCTTATGAAGTGTCTCCTCTATGTTCCTGAAGAAACGGCTGATGGGGTAGTCCCATTCTCTCCCGGTAGGATTGGCGCCCCTCCAGTGTTCGTGGTCTGCAATCAATGGTGGCAGTCTTTGGAAAGAATTTCTGAAACAGAAGTGATTGGTTCCATGCGAGACTTTGCCTCGACAGTCCTTCATCTATGGGACCAGGATAAGGCAGAAATGCGTCAGAGGATGTTGGCGAACAAGGACGAGAGGAAGGTTAAGAGCCTCGATAAAGAGGATCAGAAGATACAAAAGGAGATTCAGGCTTTAGAAAAAAGGATGGTGGTAATGTCCGCAGATGACAACGGTGTGCCACTAGCTGGACATGCCGTATATCAAAGTGAGACTACTAAAGGAGGGAGTCTGCAGGCAAGTCTGCAGCATGTACTTGAGGCAATGGAGAGGTTCACTGGCAACTCTCTTAAGGTGTATGAAGAGATACTGCAAAGAATCGAGGAGGACCATCTGGCCCGGGAGCAGGAAAAGGCTTCTTAA
- the LOC121748716 gene encoding serine/threonine-protein kinase BSK1-like, giving the protein MGCCVSKFPPTETHPEKEKLQNQGAVQLVGGGRAPPPSASAAAAGGGAETGVTSSGVPSFCEFSFADLKAATNNFSPDFIVSESGEKAPNVVYKGRLQNRRWIAVKRFPKLSWPDPKQFAEEAWGVGKLRHRRLANLIGYCCDGDERLLIAEFMPNDTLAKHLFHWERQTIEWAMRLRVALYIAEALEYCCTEGRPLYHDLNAYRVLFDEDGDPRISCFGLMKNSRDGKSYSTNLAYTPPEYLKNGRVTPESVIFSFGTVLLDLLSGKHIPPSHALDMIRGKNIILLMDSHLEGKFSTEEATIVVGLASQCLQYEPRERPNIKDLVATLSPLQPKSDVPSCVMLGISKHEESPPTPQRPLSPMGEACSRLDLTAIHQILVTTHYRDDEGTNELSFQEWTQQMRDMLDARKRGDFAFRDKDFKTAVDCYSQFIEVGTMVSPTVYARRSLCYLMNDQPDVALRDAMQAQIVYPDWPTAFYMQSVALAKLDMHQDAADMLKDATGLEEKRQKGGRPS; this is encoded by the exons ATGGGCTGCTGTGTTTCAAAATTCCCACCAACGGAGACGCACCCGGAAAAGGAGAAGCTCCAAAATCAGGGGGCGGTGCAGCTTGTAGGTGGTGGTAGAGCGCCGCCGCCGTCTGCCTCCGCCGCCGCAGCTGGCGGCGGGGCGGAGACCGGAGTCACCTCCTCTGGGGTTCCTTCTTTTTGCGAGTTTTCATTTGCAGACCTCAAAGCTGCCACGAATAACTTCAGCCCAGATTTTATTGTCTCAGAGAGCGGTGAAAAAGCCCCTAATGTTGTCTACAAAGGCCGCCTGCAAAACCGCCGGTGGATCGCCGTCAAGAGGTTTCCGAAGCTGTCTTGGCCTGACCCCAAACAGTTTGCG GAGGAGGCATGGGGGGTTGGGAAGTTGAGGCACAGGAGGCTGGCAAATTTGATTGGGTATTGCTGTGATGGTGATGAGAGGTTGTTGATTGCTGAGTTCATGCCCAACGACACTCTTGCCAAGCATTTATTCCACT GGGAAAGGCAGACCATTGAATGGGCAATGCGCTTGAGAGTTGCACTTTATATAGCTGAAGCCTTGGAATATTGCTGCACGGAGGGCCGTCCGTTGTATCATGATCTCAATGCTTACAGGGTTCTCTTTGATGAG GATGGCGATCCTCGGATTTCATGTTTCGGGCTGATGAAAAACAGCCGAGATGGGAAGAGTTATAGCACAAACCTTGCCTACACTCCCCCTGAATATTTGAAAAACG GAAGGGTTACCCCTGAAAGCGTTATCTTCAGCTTCGGTACTGTCCTCTTGGATCTACTGAGTGGAAAACACATACCTCCAAGTCAT GCTCTTGATATGATACGAGGTAAAAACATCATACTGTTGATGGATTCTCATCTGGAGGGGAAGTTCTCGACTGAGGAAGCAACTATCGTTGTTGGCCTCGCCTCTCAGTGTTTACAATACGAACCTAGGGAGAGACCTAATATAAAGGATCTCGTTGCTACTCTTTCTCCGCTCCAGCCTAAATCAGAT GTGCCATCTTGTGTCATGCTTGGGATCTCTAAACACGAAGAGAGCCCCCCAACACCGCAGCGCCCACTTTCACCTATGGGCGAGGCATGTTCTCGACTGGACCTGACAGCTATACACCAAATCTTGGTGACCACACACTACCGGGATGATGAGGGAACGAATGAG TTGTCGTTCCAAGAATGGACACAGCAGATGAGAGATATGCTCGATGCCAGAAAGCGTGGGGATTTCGCGTTCCGCGACAAGGACTTCAAGACCGCTGTCGACTGCTACTCTCAG TTCATAGAAGTGGGCACGATGGTTTCTCCAACTGTATACGCTCGTCGTAGTCTGTGTTATCTGATGAACGACCAGCCTGATGTGGCTCTCCGAGACGCAATGCAAGCGCAGATCGTGTATCCGGACTGGCCGACTGCCTTCTACATGCAGTCGGTTGCCCTCGCGAAACTCGACATGCATCAGGATGCTGCAGACATGCTCAAGGATGCAACTGGATTGGAAGAGAAGAGGCAGAAAGGAGGAAGACCCTCTTAA
- the LOC121749233 gene encoding uncharacterized protein LOC121749233, translating into MALHHGRSLSFPSSSHPPFHITSGLRSSEATCSSLSSFNGRINVLRNLYESIHDLLLLSHIQQTVSEECVDDFIRLLDACSSVRDLISLAKQDIRDLLSAVRRKDVQGVNAYLASRKKSKKMIQKSLKNLRRSASATSKHASMLKDAECVAISMLESLLLYALGAKVHDSKRTLLSKLMHSKKVSDVENEFNKVESFLQLNKENELVNHIKEMDSDIQVVEEDLESIFRQLVKARVSLLNILNN; encoded by the coding sequence atggCTCTTCACCATGGCCGCTCTCTTAGTTTCCCATCTTCATCACATCCCCCCTTTCACATCACATCCGGTTTGAGATCTTCAGAAGCAACATGTTCATCGCTCTCATCATTCAACGGCAGAATAAATGTCCTAAGGAACTTGTATGAGAGCATTCATGATTTGCTTCTTTTGTCTCACATTCAACAGACCGTGTCTGAGGAATGTGTTGACGATTTCATCCGGCTATTGGATGCTTGCAGCTCAGTTAGAGATCTAATCTCACTTGCAAAGCAAGACATCAGAGATCTTCTATCGGCTGTAAGGAGAAAGGATGTTCAAGGCGTCAACGCCTACCTTGCTTCTAGAAAGAAGTCAAAGAAAATGATCCAAAAATCTTTGAAGAACTTGAGACGTAGCGCCTCAGCCACTTCCAAGCATGCTTCCATGTTAAAAGATGCAGAGTGTGTTGCCATTTCCATGCTCGAGTCTCTGttattgtatgcattgggagcaAAGGTGCACGATAGCAAGAGAACCCTGCTGTCAAAGCTGATGCACTCCAAGAAAGTATCAGATGTCGAGAATGAGTTCAACAAGGTGGAATCGTTCTTGCAACTGAACAAAGAAAACGAGCTCGTGAATCACATAAAAGAGATGGATTCAGACATTCAAGTTGTTGAAGAGGATCTGGAATCAATCTTCAGGCAGTTGGTCAAAGCCAGAGTTTCCCTTCTCAATATTCTCAACAACTAG
- the LOC121749232 gene encoding uncharacterized protein LOC121749232, producing MALHHGRSLSLPSSSHPAVSQFDESLSRLRSSEATCSSLSSFNARINGLRNLYESIDDLLLLSHIQQTVSEECVDDFIRLLDACSSVRDLISLAKQDIRDLLSAVRRKDVQGVNTYLASRKKSKKMIQKSLKNLRHSASAASESASMLKDAESVAISMLESLLSYVLGHESKRSLLSKLMHSKKVSDVENEFNKVESFLQLNKENELVNHIKEMDSDIQVVEEDLESIFRQLIKTRVSLLNILNN from the coding sequence ATGGCTCTTCACCACGGCCGCTCTCTTAGTTTACCATCTTCATCACATCCTGCTGTTTCACAGTTCGATGAAAGCTTATCCAGATTGAGATCTTCAGAAGCTACTTGTTCATCGCTCTCATCATTCAACGCCAGAATAAATGGCCTAAGAAACTTGTATGAGAGCATTGATGATTTGCTTCTTTTGTCTCACATTCAGCAGACCGTGTCTGAGGAGTGTGTTGACGATTTCATCCGGCTATTGGATGCTTGCAGCTCAGTTAGAGATCTTATCTCACTTGCAAAGCAAGACATCAGAGATCTTCTATCGGCTGTAAGGAGAAAGGATGTTCAAGGCGTCAACACCTACCTTGCTTCTAGAAAGAAGTCAAAGAAAATGATCCAAAAATCTTTGAAGAACTTGAGACATAGCGCCTCAGCCGCTTCCGAGAGTGCTTCCATGTTGAAAGATGCAGAGTCTGTTGCCATTTCCATGCTCGAGTCTCTGCTGTCTTACGTGTTGGGGCATGAAAGCAAGAGATCCTTGCTGTCAAAGCTGATGCACTCCAAGAAAGTATCAGATGTCGAGAATGAGTTCAACAAAGTGGAATCATTCTTGCAACTGAACAAAGAAAACGAGCTCGTGAATCACATAAAAGAGATGGATTCAGACATCCAAGTTGTTGAAGAAGATCTCGAATCAATCTTCAGGCAGTTGATCAAAACCAGAGTTTCCCTTCTCAACATTCTCAACAACTAG